The following are encoded in a window of Atribacterota bacterium genomic DNA:
- a CDS encoding aldo/keto reductase, producing MNERIFGRCGVAVSEVGFGAWAIGSGWGKVEEEDAIAALHKAVDCGMNFIDTADVYGDGRSEQLIARVLKERKERVFVATKAGRRLSPHTADGYNEENLTRFVERSLKNLQVDTIDLLQLHCPPTEVYYRPEVFEVLDKLVAGGKIRYYGVSVEKVEEGLKAIEYPGVRSVQIIFNVFRQRPAELFFSRCREKRVAIIARVPLASGLLTGKMTKDTAFPPDDHRNFNRYGQAFDRGETFAGVDFEKGLQVVEKLRALVPPGYTMAQFALKWILMFPEVTTVIPGAKNPRQAEENARASSLPPLSEEVMAEVERIYCTSIREDVHHRW from the coding sequence ATGAACGAACGAATTTTTGGACGGTGTGGTGTGGCAGTGAGCGAAGTGGGTTTTGGGGCCTGGGCCATTGGAAGCGGCTGGGGAAAAGTGGAGGAAGAAGATGCCATCGCCGCTCTGCACAAGGCCGTTGATTGTGGAATGAACTTCATCGATACTGCCGACGTGTACGGCGACGGAAGGAGCGAACAACTCATTGCCCGAGTTCTCAAGGAACGAAAAGAGCGAGTTTTTGTGGCCACCAAAGCCGGACGGCGTCTTTCTCCTCATACTGCTGACGGTTACAACGAGGAAAACCTCACCCGGTTTGTGGAGCGGAGCCTCAAAAATCTCCAGGTTGACACCATCGACCTTTTGCAGCTCCATTGCCCACCGACCGAGGTCTACTATCGCCCTGAGGTTTTTGAGGTCCTCGATAAACTCGTCGCCGGGGGAAAAATTCGCTACTATGGGGTTAGCGTCGAGAAGGTGGAGGAAGGTTTGAAGGCCATCGAGTATCCTGGAGTGCGCAGCGTGCAGATCATCTTCAACGTCTTTCGGCAAAGGCCCGCAGAGCTCTTTTTCTCTCGCTGTCGGGAAAAGCGGGTGGCTATCATCGCGAGAGTGCCACTCGCCAGTGGTCTTCTGACTGGAAAGATGACCAAAGACACCGCTTTTCCTCCTGATGACCACCGGAACTTTAACCGCTATGGGCAGGCCTTCGACCGGGGAGAGACCTTTGCCGGAGTGGACTTTGAAAAGGGCCTGCAGGTGGTCGAGAAACTCAGGGCGCTTGTTCCTCCAGGTTACACCATGGCCCAGTTTGCCCTGAAATGGATTCTCATGTTCCCGGAGGTGACTACGGTTATTCCCGGAGCCAAGAATCCTCGTCAGGCAGAGGAAAACGCAAGGGCTTCAAGCCTTCCACCTCTTTCGGAGGAAGTCATGGCAGAAGTGGAACGGATTTACTGCACTTCAATCCGGGAGGATGTCCACCACCGGTGGTAG
- the dnaA gene encoding chromosomal replication initiator protein DnaA — MKAFSKEVQELWIKTLSILEKQLSVPEYHAWLENTRAISASERKLILAVPSEFCREKLEQRYLELIRYAFQKALGTDLPNLEIGVVVEPSLGKEGERPLEPAWGGEWEKPNLNPRYTFSSFVVGNSNKFAHAAAMAVAESPARSYNPLFIYGGVGLGKTHLMHAIGHHILNRDSKARIVYASSEKFTNELINAIRDDKTEEFRQKYRNVDVLLIDDIQFLAGKERTQEEFFHTFNTLHEAFRQIVLTSDRPPKEIPTLEDRLRSRFEWGLIADIQPPDLETRIAILRKKAEIEGVEVPEEVMNFIANRIPSNIRELEGALVRIKAFCTLNRVSPTLEITQEILKDILPRRENHKISVLTIQRVVAEHFNLKPSLMRAKKRSKEVAYPRQVAMYLARELTDLSLPSIGEEFGGRDHTTVLHAYEKIKGDIKSNPQFAAEISGLIEKIRAEKS, encoded by the coding sequence ATGAAAGCCTTCTCAAAAGAGGTTCAGGAGCTGTGGATAAAAACTCTGTCGATTTTAGAGAAACAGCTCTCCGTTCCAGAGTACCATGCCTGGTTGGAGAATACCAGAGCCATTTCGGCCAGTGAACGAAAGCTCATCCTGGCGGTGCCCAGCGAATTTTGCCGGGAAAAGCTGGAACAGCGGTATCTAGAACTCATTCGTTATGCCTTTCAAAAGGCACTTGGGACGGACCTTCCTAACTTAGAAATCGGAGTGGTGGTGGAACCCTCCCTGGGGAAAGAAGGGGAAAGACCTTTGGAACCGGCTTGGGGGGGAGAATGGGAGAAACCCAACCTCAACCCTCGGTATACCTTTTCAAGTTTCGTAGTGGGAAACAGTAATAAGTTCGCCCACGCCGCAGCCATGGCGGTGGCCGAAAGCCCGGCCCGTTCCTACAATCCCCTTTTTATCTACGGGGGCGTGGGTCTGGGAAAAACCCACCTCATGCACGCTATCGGCCACCACATCTTAAACCGCGATAGCAAAGCCCGGATCGTTTACGCTTCTTCAGAGAAATTCACCAATGAGCTCATCAACGCCATTCGGGATGATAAGACTGAAGAGTTTCGCCAGAAGTACCGTAACGTAGATGTGCTCCTTATTGACGATATCCAGTTCCTGGCTGGAAAAGAGCGGACTCAGGAGGAGTTCTTCCATACCTTTAATACCCTGCATGAAGCCTTCAGACAGATTGTACTCACCAGCGACCGGCCACCCAAGGAGATTCCCACCCTTGAAGACCGCTTGCGCTCCCGGTTCGAATGGGGACTCATTGCTGACATCCAACCCCCGGATTTAGAAACCCGGATTGCTATCCTGCGCAAAAAGGCGGAGATAGAAGGAGTGGAAGTACCGGAAGAGGTGATGAACTTCATCGCCAATCGCATCCCCTCTAACATCCGGGAGTTGGAAGGAGCCCTGGTGCGAATCAAAGCTTTCTGCACCTTAAACCGGGTGAGTCCTACCTTGGAAATCACCCAGGAAATCCTCAAAGACATCCTTCCCCGGCGGGAGAACCACAAGATCTCAGTGCTCACCATCCAGCGGGTGGTGGCCGAACACTTCAACCTTAAACCTAGCCTCATGCGAGCCAAAAAGCGTAGTAAAGAGGTAGCCTACCCCCGGCAGGTCGCCATGTATTTAGCCCGGGAACTTACCGACTTATCTCTCCCCTCCATTGGAGAGGAATTTGGAGGACGGGACCACACGACAGTTCTCCATGCCTACGAGAAAATCAAAGGGGATATAAAGAGCAATCCACAGTTCGCGGCGGAAATCAGTGGATTAATTGAAAAAATCCGGGCTGAAAAAAGCTAG
- the dnaN gene encoding DNA polymerase III subunit beta → MEIEIDVTLLKEMVGRVYRVVSGRPAVPVLSGILLEAEENELRLTATDYEMGVRAWCAVEVRTSGNAVLPGKIFYNLVRSSGRGTIRLISQPDSTVEIFSGKSYYKLSGFSPEDFPLFPPFPEDSPIVVDGGELKEALLQTYFAVSKDEMRPPLTGVFFSLQEGKLYLVATDGHRLSVRQIKDFGSTVEQYQGIIPARSASELLRLVSGGKVTIFPGKGEVLFRLDGTDLFSRLIEGEYPRYEQVIPKEFITEIEVLRVEFLGALERASLVASAGSPVVEMVLKEEGVEIVCQAQDVGVAKEEVEGKVEGKRLNVAFNVRYLLEALRVVNWERVKIGLSGELSPAKVFEEGGPFQYVVMPVKLREE, encoded by the coding sequence GTGGAAATAGAAATCGACGTCACCCTCCTTAAAGAGATGGTGGGAAGGGTGTACCGAGTGGTTTCTGGACGTCCAGCGGTACCGGTGCTCTCTGGAATTCTACTCGAAGCTGAGGAAAATGAATTACGACTCACTGCTACTGATTACGAAATGGGTGTGCGAGCCTGGTGTGCAGTAGAAGTGAGAACCTCAGGAAATGCAGTTTTGCCTGGAAAGATTTTCTATAACCTAGTGCGGAGTAGCGGTAGAGGAACCATACGCCTCATTTCCCAGCCTGATTCCACGGTGGAGATTTTTTCTGGGAAGAGTTACTATAAACTCTCTGGGTTTTCTCCAGAGGATTTTCCGCTTTTTCCACCCTTCCCTGAAGATTCTCCGATTGTTGTAGATGGAGGAGAGTTGAAGGAAGCGCTCTTACAGACCTACTTTGCCGTCTCCAAAGACGAAATGCGTCCTCCGCTCACCGGGGTATTCTTCTCTCTTCAAGAAGGAAAGCTATACCTGGTGGCAACCGATGGACACCGCCTCAGCGTGCGCCAGATCAAGGATTTTGGGAGTACCGTAGAGCAGTACCAGGGTATCATCCCTGCTCGCTCTGCCAGTGAGTTGTTGCGTCTTGTCTCTGGGGGAAAGGTGACCATTTTTCCAGGAAAGGGAGAAGTCCTCTTTCGTCTGGATGGTACGGACCTCTTTTCTCGACTTATTGAGGGAGAATATCCCCGCTATGAGCAGGTGATTCCCAAAGAGTTCATCACCGAGATCGAGGTTCTCCGGGTGGAGTTTTTAGGGGCGTTGGAACGGGCTTCGCTGGTGGCTTCGGCGGGGAGCCCGGTGGTGGAAATGGTCCTCAAAGAGGAGGGAGTAGAGATCGTGTGTCAGGCTCAAGACGTGGGAGTGGCCAAAGAAGAAGTGGAGGGAAAAGTGGAAGGGAAGCGCCTGAACGTAGCTTTTAACGTCCGTTATCTTCTGGAGGCTTTGCGGGTGGTGAACTGGGAACGAGTAAAGATTGGACTTTCAGGGGAACTCTCTCCGGCCAAGGTGTTTGAGGAAGGAGGGCCATTCCAGTACGTGGTGATGCCGGTGAAGCTTAGGGAGGAGTAG
- the recF gene encoding DNA replication and repair protein RecF (All proteins in this family for which functions are known are DNA-binding proteins that assist the filamentation of RecA onto DNA for the initiation of recombination or recombinational repair.) → MYFQEVQVRNFRNLRKVEFNFIEGCIFLVGDNAQGKSNFLEALFLLARGFSPRRAKDHELVYFGEEGAFIGAKIQGARGFFTKEVVLHHNGKKEWRVNGKRGKGEDPVWLTGYFPEDAEIVGGAPKNRRYFFDQAISFLFPPYRQFLREYEKVVERRNWLLREGEGRELLPAYSEKMLALAWRIVEWRVQYMGVFAPFLKESYQALFGRGVLEVEYRSEGYSWREGIKEGLKKAQKEFEEEEKERGMTLFGPHRDEICLLLGGQEVRDFASQGERKGVVLALRLAEMEVIRKKTRERVVVLLDDLFSELDEKRRRLVLEQVLRGSQVFVTTTERELAEKAVKTSLAQGFEVEEGGIRRW, encoded by the coding sequence ATGTACTTCCAGGAAGTTCAGGTGCGGAATTTCAGGAACCTGCGGAAGGTGGAGTTTAATTTTATTGAAGGTTGTATTTTCTTGGTGGGGGATAATGCCCAAGGGAAAAGTAACTTCCTGGAGGCCCTTTTTCTTTTGGCCCGGGGATTTTCTCCTCGCCGGGCTAAAGATCATGAACTTGTCTACTTTGGGGAAGAGGGGGCATTTATCGGAGCAAAAATCCAGGGTGCCAGGGGATTTTTTACCAAAGAGGTGGTCCTGCACCACAACGGGAAAAAGGAATGGCGGGTGAATGGAAAGCGAGGAAAAGGAGAGGATCCAGTGTGGCTGACGGGGTACTTCCCCGAAGATGCCGAAATCGTGGGAGGAGCCCCCAAGAATCGCCGGTACTTCTTTGATCAGGCTATTTCCTTTCTTTTTCCTCCCTATCGTCAATTCCTGCGGGAGTACGAAAAGGTGGTGGAGCGGAGAAACTGGCTCTTGCGAGAAGGGGAGGGGAGGGAACTCCTCCCCGCCTATAGTGAGAAAATGCTCGCTCTGGCTTGGCGGATTGTGGAGTGGCGAGTACAATATATGGGGGTTTTCGCTCCCTTTCTGAAAGAGTCCTACCAGGCTCTTTTTGGGAGGGGGGTGCTGGAAGTCGAGTACCGTAGTGAGGGGTACTCGTGGAGGGAAGGAATCAAAGAGGGTTTAAAGAAGGCGCAGAAGGAGTTTGAAGAAGAGGAGAAAGAGAGGGGTATGACCCTTTTTGGTCCCCACCGGGATGAGATTTGTCTTCTTCTGGGAGGACAGGAGGTACGGGACTTTGCTTCCCAGGGGGAGAGAAAAGGAGTGGTGTTAGCTTTGAGGCTAGCGGAAATGGAGGTCATTCGTAAAAAGACTAGGGAGAGGGTGGTGGTGCTCCTCGATGACCTCTTTTCCGAGCTGGATGAAAAACGCCGTCGTCTGGTTCTGGAGCAGGTTTTGCGGGGGAGTCAGGTGTTCGTCACCACCACAGAGCGAGAACTTGCGGAGAAGGCGGTGAAAACCTCTTTAGCCCAGGGATTTGAGGTGGAGGAGGGAGGAATCAGGCGGTGGTGA
- a CDS encoding DciA family protein, with translation MTENRFFSGKPTPIGEILAEYLKKAGIAPQISAYSSLRHFGEWFPEIAAVAAPVRFSHGTLYLRVEDPLYTAQVKARVSAIREKFREAGLAVERVKIQCQ, from the coding sequence GTGACCGAAAACCGGTTCTTTTCGGGGAAACCCACCCCCATCGGGGAAATTTTAGCGGAGTACCTGAAAAAGGCGGGAATTGCTCCCCAGATTTCGGCCTATTCTTCACTACGGCACTTTGGGGAGTGGTTTCCGGAAATAGCGGCGGTGGCGGCTCCGGTCAGGTTTAGCCATGGAACGCTGTACCTGCGGGTGGAGGATCCCCTCTACACCGCTCAGGTGAAGGCCAGGGTTTCGGCCATCCGGGAAAAATTTCGGGAAGCTGGTTTAGCGGTGGAACGAGTGAAGATTCAGTGTCAGTGA
- the gyrB gene encoding DNA topoisomerase (ATP-hydrolyzing) subunit B produces the protein MAQVREYSAEQIQVLEGLEAVRKRPSMYIGNTGSGGLHHLIFEVVDNSVDEALAGCCTEVRVVLHRDGSTSVADNGRGIPVEVHPEAGRPAVEVVLTKLHAGGKFGSGAYTISGGLHGVGVSVVNALSEWLLVEVCTKGKRYRQRYERGKPVTELEVVGDTDCSGTTIRFKPDPLIFPDTEFHFDTTAQRLKELAYLNPGLSLSILDERSGKEKRYAFEGGIRALVVHLNSGKGVLHPDPIFFGGERDGVKVEVALQYNEGYLENLISFANNINTEEGGTHVTGFKTALTRVVNEYLERHGVLKEKEEPPTGNDVREGLCAVVNVLLPNPQFEGQTKTKLGNPEVRPVVEDLAYTFLSSFFEENPEVARPIVEKILQAVRVRLAAKRARELERKKDALESVSLPGKLADCAERNPERAELFIVEGDSAGGSAKQGRDRRFQAILPLRGKILNVEKANLHKILGSEEIRNIVAALGCGIGENFNPDKVRYRRVIIMTDADVDGAHIRTLLLTFFYRYMKDLIEGGRIFIALPPLYRVKEGKNDYYAFDDRELEGLLANLRGKKYTIQRYKGLGEMNAEQLWVTAMNPETRTLKQVTVEDALLAEETFSILMGDAVEPRREFIREHAHEVVNLDI, from the coding sequence TTGGCTCAAGTGCGGGAGTACAGTGCGGAACAGATTCAGGTTTTAGAAGGGTTAGAAGCGGTACGCAAGCGCCCCAGCATGTACATCGGGAATACCGGTTCTGGGGGACTGCACCATCTGATTTTTGAAGTGGTGGATAATAGCGTCGATGAAGCCCTGGCTGGGTGCTGTACCGAAGTGCGGGTGGTCCTGCACCGGGACGGGAGTACTTCGGTGGCGGACAACGGCCGGGGAATTCCGGTGGAGGTGCATCCGGAGGCGGGACGTCCGGCGGTGGAGGTGGTGTTGACCAAGCTCCATGCGGGAGGAAAATTTGGCAGTGGAGCCTACACCATTTCAGGAGGTCTGCATGGGGTAGGGGTTTCGGTAGTGAACGCCCTTTCGGAGTGGCTTCTTGTGGAGGTCTGCACGAAGGGAAAACGCTATCGCCAGCGCTACGAGCGGGGAAAGCCGGTGACCGAGCTTGAGGTGGTGGGCGATACCGACTGCAGTGGTACCACCATCCGCTTTAAGCCGGATCCCCTCATTTTCCCCGACACCGAGTTCCATTTCGATACCACGGCGCAGCGGTTGAAGGAACTGGCCTACCTCAACCCGGGTTTATCTCTCAGCATTCTGGATGAGCGTAGCGGAAAGGAAAAACGGTACGCTTTTGAGGGGGGAATCCGGGCTCTGGTGGTTCACCTCAACTCGGGGAAGGGAGTTTTACACCCTGACCCCATCTTCTTTGGGGGGGAACGGGACGGGGTGAAGGTGGAGGTGGCCCTGCAGTACAACGAGGGGTACCTGGAAAACCTGATTTCCTTCGCCAATAACATCAACACTGAAGAGGGTGGCACTCACGTGACCGGTTTTAAAACTGCCCTCACCCGGGTGGTGAACGAGTACTTGGAGCGCCACGGGGTTTTGAAGGAGAAAGAGGAACCACCCACGGGGAATGATGTTCGAGAGGGTTTGTGCGCGGTGGTGAACGTGCTCCTTCCCAATCCCCAGTTTGAGGGACAGACTAAGACCAAACTCGGGAACCCTGAAGTTCGCCCAGTGGTAGAAGACCTCGCCTATACTTTTCTTTCCTCCTTTTTTGAGGAAAATCCGGAGGTGGCCCGTCCGATTGTGGAGAAAATCCTCCAAGCGGTGCGGGTACGCTTGGCGGCCAAAAGAGCTCGGGAGTTAGAGCGGAAAAAGGATGCTCTGGAGTCGGTTTCCCTTCCAGGGAAGTTGGCCGATTGTGCGGAACGCAATCCAGAGCGAGCGGAACTGTTCATCGTGGAGGGTGACTCAGCTGGGGGCTCAGCCAAACAGGGTCGGGACCGGCGCTTCCAGGCCATTTTGCCCTTGCGGGGAAAGATCCTCAACGTGGAGAAGGCCAACCTCCACAAGATTTTGGGAAGCGAGGAAATTCGGAACATCGTGGCCGCCCTGGGATGTGGAATTGGGGAAAATTTTAATCCCGACAAGGTACGCTACCGCCGGGTAATCATCATGACCGATGCCGATGTGGACGGAGCCCATATCCGGACCTTGCTCCTTACTTTCTTTTACCGGTACATGAAAGATTTGATCGAAGGAGGAAGGATTTTTATTGCTCTTCCCCCCTTATACCGGGTGAAAGAGGGAAAGAACGACTATTACGCTTTCGACGACCGGGAGCTTGAAGGACTTCTGGCGAATCTTAGGGGGAAGAAGTACACCATCCAGCGCTATAAAGGCCTGGGGGAGATGAACGCCGAACAGTTATGGGTGACAGCCATGAACCCAGAAACCCGGACCCTCAAGCAGGTGACGGTGGAAGACGCGCTTTTGGCAGAAGAAACCTTTAGTATCCTCATGGGTGATGCAGTGGAACCCCGCCGGGAATTCATCCGGGAGCACGCCCATGAAGTGGTGAATCTGGATATATAA
- the gyrA gene encoding DNA gyrase subunit A — MTEEKGKVILVDIAGEMKEAYLNYAMSVIVGRALPDIRDGLKPVQRRILYAMHEMNLRFGEPYRKSARVVGDVLGKYHPHGDMAVYEALVRMAQDFTYRYPLVDGHGNFGSVDGDPPAAMRYTEVRLSAIAAELLQDLEKETVEFVPNFDESAKEPTVLPALWPQLLANGASGIAVGMATNIPPHNLGELIEGILFLIDHPQASYQELLRFIPGPDFPTGGKIVGRRGIEEYFREGKGKFTLQGEAYFEEVGKGKQALIIRELPYQVNKAQLVEYIARLIEEKKLSEVVEVRDESDRDGVRVVLELRRGANPHYVMNYLLKHTAFRVSFGVILLALVDGKPEILGMREALIHFIEHRKTVVRRRSAFELREAEERIHILRGFLQALDYIDAVIATIRASQSVPEAKEALITRFSFTEKQAQAILELRLQRLVALEREKIAAEYEELTKKVARLREILSQEEVLLGVVKEELESVRVKYADSRRTKIVEEEEEVDEEDLIREEDIVITLTRDGYVKRVPLLTYRRQGRGGKGVTGITTKEEDLVSDIAVTTTLSRVFLFTSSGRVFQLPAHRIPEAPRQGKGMHLANLVPLEGEERVVTLIPIRRFEEGKYLFFVTRRGKVKKSDLLEFMSITRKGIRAITLEEKDALSAVFVTQGGQNIFLATARGYGLLFSEEDVRPMGRVAGGVRGVSLREKDHVVGACLLEGRETLLVVSSLGLGKRIEMADFPRRRRGGRGIIIMKTGRGGPLLGVAPIKGNEEVLLSTKSGLLIRLHLEEIPLQGRITQGVRLIRLDKNDEIADVALIQ; from the coding sequence ATGACTGAAGAAAAAGGAAAAGTGATTCTGGTTGATATTGCTGGGGAGATGAAAGAGGCGTACCTCAACTACGCCATGAGCGTCATCGTGGGGCGGGCCCTACCTGATATCCGCGACGGGCTCAAACCGGTGCAGCGGCGCATTCTCTACGCCATGCACGAGATGAATTTGCGCTTTGGGGAACCTTACCGTAAGAGTGCTCGAGTGGTGGGAGATGTTCTGGGAAAATACCATCCCCATGGGGACATGGCGGTGTACGAGGCCCTGGTGCGCATGGCCCAGGATTTCACCTACCGTTATCCTCTGGTGGACGGCCATGGAAACTTTGGTTCAGTAGATGGAGACCCCCCCGCGGCCATGCGCTATACCGAGGTGCGCTTGTCCGCCATTGCTGCGGAACTCCTCCAGGATTTGGAAAAGGAGACGGTGGAGTTTGTCCCCAACTTCGACGAATCGGCCAAAGAGCCAACGGTTCTCCCGGCGCTCTGGCCGCAACTTTTAGCTAACGGGGCTTCCGGGATTGCCGTGGGTATGGCCACCAACATTCCCCCCCACAACCTGGGGGAACTCATCGAGGGGATTCTTTTTCTCATCGATCACCCCCAGGCTTCGTATCAGGAGCTTTTACGCTTCATTCCCGGACCTGATTTTCCTACTGGAGGCAAAATCGTGGGACGCCGAGGGATTGAGGAGTACTTCCGGGAGGGGAAGGGAAAATTCACTCTGCAGGGGGAAGCCTATTTTGAAGAGGTGGGAAAAGGGAAGCAGGCTCTCATCATCCGAGAACTTCCCTATCAGGTGAACAAAGCCCAGCTCGTAGAATACATTGCCCGCCTGATCGAGGAGAAAAAACTCTCGGAAGTGGTGGAAGTGCGGGACGAATCCGACCGGGATGGGGTGCGGGTGGTTCTGGAGTTGCGCCGGGGGGCTAATCCCCACTACGTGATGAATTACCTCCTGAAGCACACCGCCTTCCGGGTGAGCTTTGGAGTGATCCTTTTAGCTCTGGTGGATGGGAAACCGGAAATCCTGGGGATGAGAGAGGCCCTCATCCACTTTATTGAGCACCGCAAAACTGTGGTGCGGCGTCGCAGTGCTTTTGAACTCCGCGAGGCGGAGGAACGTATCCATATTCTCAGGGGGTTTTTGCAGGCCCTGGACTATATCGATGCGGTGATTGCCACGATACGAGCTTCCCAGAGCGTTCCGGAGGCCAAAGAGGCCCTCATCACCCGGTTCTCCTTCACCGAAAAGCAGGCCCAGGCGATTTTGGAGCTGCGCCTGCAACGTTTGGTGGCGCTGGAACGGGAAAAAATTGCCGCCGAGTATGAGGAACTGACTAAAAAGGTGGCCCGTTTGCGGGAAATCCTCTCTCAGGAAGAGGTTCTTTTGGGAGTGGTGAAAGAGGAACTGGAATCTGTTCGGGTCAAGTATGCCGATTCCCGTCGCACTAAGATCGTGGAGGAAGAGGAGGAAGTGGATGAAGAAGACCTCATCCGGGAGGAGGACATCGTCATCACCCTCACCCGGGATGGGTATGTAAAGCGGGTTCCGCTTTTGACCTACCGCCGGCAGGGGCGAGGTGGAAAAGGAGTTACCGGCATCACCACCAAGGAAGAGGATTTGGTCTCAGATATCGCCGTGACCACCACTCTTTCCCGGGTTTTCCTCTTCACCAGCTCCGGGCGGGTGTTCCAGCTTCCCGCCCATCGCATTCCGGAAGCGCCCCGTCAGGGGAAGGGGATGCATCTTGCGAACCTCGTCCCTCTGGAGGGAGAGGAGCGGGTGGTGACCCTCATTCCAATACGCCGTTTCGAAGAGGGGAAGTACCTCTTCTTCGTCACCCGGCGTGGCAAGGTGAAAAAGAGTGACCTCCTTGAATTCATGTCCATAACCCGCAAGGGCATCCGGGCCATCACCCTGGAGGAGAAGGACGCCTTGAGCGCGGTATTCGTCACCCAGGGAGGGCAGAATATTTTCTTAGCCACCGCCCGGGGTTATGGGCTGCTCTTTTCGGAAGAAGACGTCCGGCCTATGGGACGGGTAGCCGGAGGAGTACGGGGTGTTTCCCTGCGGGAGAAGGACCATGTGGTGGGAGCGTGCCTTCTTGAAGGGAGAGAAACCCTGCTTGTGGTCTCTAGCCTCGGTTTAGGCAAGCGCATCGAGATGGCCGATTTCCCCCGGCGCCGCCGGGGTGGTCGGGGTATCATCATCATGAAAACCGGGCGAGGAGGCCCTCTTCTAGGGGTTGCCCCCATTAAAGGGAACGAAGAGGTGCTCCTTTCCACAAAAAGCGGTCTTCTCATTCGTCTGCACCTTGAAGAAATTCCTCTTCAGGGGCGGATCACCCAGGGGGTACGTCTGATTCGTCTGGACAAAAACGATGAGATTGCTGACGTGGCCTTAATCCAATGA
- a CDS encoding aminotransferase class I/II-fold pyridoxal phosphate-dependent enzyme, with product MKTHAHGGRWIELERSGIKIRADFSASLNPWGPPEVLVEKWGELFRFAQLYPPLDLSLYRNPIAALYGYDSSFVLPCNGATQGIYLLSRVLPVKRVLVLEPLFTEYARAFAISGKVVFHFLLFPAAQEDRLVEVIQKEGIEVLVLGNPSNPLGEVEGVKLYHALRARGFSELVVIADEAFQEFMGEETTLAPFLARDRNLYLVRSLTKYYAIPGLRGGFILSHPDNIAFLEPHLEPWSCNGVLAGTLFLLASADLSSFHACTRENLGWEREFLENRFRRMGSILEYFPSRVNFYAFRVKKSPEDFFQLLLQEGILVRRLTEFLGLGEEFFRLAVRRREENELFFEVVERFVQKL from the coding sequence ATGAAAACTCATGCTCATGGTGGAAGATGGATTGAACTTGAACGCTCCGGAATAAAAATTCGGGCAGATTTCAGTGCTAGTCTCAACCCCTGGGGACCTCCGGAGGTGCTCGTGGAGAAGTGGGGGGAACTTTTCCGCTTCGCTCAACTCTACCCCCCGCTTGACCTTTCCCTGTATCGGAACCCCATTGCGGCCCTTTACGGGTACGATTCGTCCTTCGTTCTTCCCTGTAATGGGGCCACCCAGGGGATTTACCTTCTTTCCCGGGTTTTGCCCGTAAAACGGGTACTGGTTTTGGAGCCTCTTTTTACTGAGTATGCCCGGGCTTTTGCAATTTCCGGAAAAGTGGTGTTCCATTTCTTACTTTTCCCCGCCGCCCAAGAAGACCGTCTGGTGGAGGTGATCCAAAAAGAGGGGATTGAAGTTTTGGTTCTGGGTAACCCCTCCAATCCCTTGGGAGAGGTAGAAGGAGTGAAACTCTACCATGCGCTTCGTGCAAGGGGGTTTTCTGAGCTTGTGGTGATCGCGGACGAGGCCTTTCAGGAATTCATGGGGGAAGAGACGACCCTCGCTCCGTTTCTGGCCCGGGACCGGAACCTCTACTTGGTGCGTTCCCTCACCAAGTATTATGCCATTCCGGGTTTGCGGGGAGGGTTCATCCTTTCCCATCCTGACAACATAGCCTTTTTGGAGCCCCACCTTGAGCCCTGGAGTTGCAACGGGGTTCTGGCGGGAACTCTCTTCCTTCTGGCTTCTGCGGATTTATCCTCCTTCCATGCTTGTACCCGGGAGAATTTGGGGTGGGAAAGGGAGTTTTTGGAAAATCGGTTCCGACGGATGGGGTCGATTCTGGAGTATTTCCCCTCCCGGGTCAATTTCTACGCCTTCCGGGTTAAAAAAAGTCCAGAGGACTTCTTTCAGCTCCTTCTCCAGGAGGGTATTCTGGTGCGCCGGTTGACCGAATTTTTGGGCCTGGGGGAGGAATTTTTCCGCCTGGCGGTGCGTCGGCGGGAGGAGAATGAACTCTTTTTCGAGGTGGTGGAAAGATTTGTCCAGAAGCTATAA